The bacterium nucleotide sequence AACGCTCGCATGTTCGGCGGCGGGCGGGCCGATCTTCCCAAGAGTGCTGCCGAACTCGCATTCGTCGGTACGAAGTTGAATGAGAGCTATTCCATTTCCGATCTGCTCGGGCAATCGGTGGTGGTTTCCGATTACGCTCTGAGCTATGGGCATATGCTGCCGCAGCACAGGATTCCCGAGCTCGCCGCCGGAGCGACGGTTCACTACTTTCAAGGCTACGCCTACGCGAATGCCTGGAACGAAACCGCAAATCTCTTTACTTCCGCCGACGTGATTCAAGGTCAAGGCGAGTTCACCAGCGAGGCGGCTACCAACGGCAATGGTTTCGGTTTGGATTTGGGCTTGGCCGCCACGCTTTCACCGCGCTGGCGGGCTGGGCTGGCCGTGCACGGAATCGCCTCCAAACTGAACTGGAACTTGGACGAGACCACCATCTACCGCTTCGCGACTGATCAGGCCGGACTGAATCTCGACTCGCTCGACGAAGAGAACTACACCGACCGCGTGTTCGAGGACGAAGACGTGACGATCAAGGGCGGCCGTGCGTCATCACGGATGCCACTCGTTGTGCGCGCTTCGGCTCTCTTTCTGGCGGCTCCCAAGTGGACCTTGGCGGGAGTCGTGGCCGCGCAGACGAATGACACGCCGCTCTCCGAATCTGGTCTGGAAGCGGGCGCGGCGGCTCAGTGGCAGAGCACGTCGTGGAGCGTCCTGCAGGGCGGAATTCAGCTCGGTGGGACGCATCGGACGCTGTTTTCCTTTGGCGGGGGTGTACGATTGGGAACCTATGAGCTTGACCTGAGTATCGCGGCGGCGGGCGGATTGTTCAATTCCGCTCATGGCATGGGTGCGGCCATCTCCCAGCGAATTGCCTTCTGATCTCCTTGTAGTAAGTTGAATCTGGACCTGTAGGGGCGCATGGCGATGCGCCCGTCCCCCACTGACAATCGAATCGTAGGGCGCATTGCGATGCACCCTTTTCCTCTCTGACACGTAACCCTCTATAAAACAACAGGACGAGCCTCCGATTTCGGTTGACAATCTGAGACATGATTCGTATATTATGGGTCTAAAACCAGACCATAATTGTCTAATTCTAATCCAAAAGTAGGGCTTCATTTGCAAAGCCCGGTCACTGGCAATCAAGCGGGTCATTGCCTCGCTTGGGGATACCCTTCCGGGAACGAAGAAGCCAGGAAGCGGGTTCGCGAAGTACGAATCGGCGGTGTAAGTATTGGCGGCGGCCGTCCCGTAGCGATCCAGTCCATGACCACCACCGACACCCGCGACCCGTCCGCCACGCTCGAGCAGATTCACCGGCTCGAAGAAGCGGGCTGCGAGATCGTGCGCGTGGCCGTACCCGACGACGAAGCCGCGGCGGCCCTGCGCGAAATCAAGAAGGGCACGCGCATTCCGCTCGTTGCCGACATTCATTTTCACTACAAACTGGCTTTGAAGGCAATTGATGCGGGCGTGGACAAGATTCGCATCAATCCCGGCAATCTCGGGGGGGAAGATCGGGCGCGCATCGTAACGCGGGCCGCGCGGGAAGCGGGAATTGCCATGCGCGTCGGCGTGAACTCGGGATCACTCGAGCGCGAACTGATTGACAAGTACGGCGGCCCCACGCCGCAGGGGATGGTTGAATCTGCGCTCGGGCACTTGCGCTTTCTGGAGGACGAAGGCTTTGCTAACATCGTCGTTTCGCTCAAGGCCTCGAACGTGCGGCGGATGATCGAAGCCTACACGCTCATGCGCGCGGCCTGCGACTATCCTTTGCATCTCGGCGTGACCGAAGCCGGGCCGCCTTCGACGGGAACGATCAAGAGCGCGATGGGCATCGGCTATCTGCTCTTGAACGGCATCGGCGAGACCTTGCGCGTTTCGCTGACCGCCGATCCGGTCGAGGAAGTTCGCGTCGGCTGGGAGATTCTGAAAGCGCTCGGACTTCGCGCGCGTGGGCCGATGCTGGTGTCGTGTCCCTCGTGCGGGCGCTGCGAGGTGGACATCATTGATCTGGCCACCCGCGTCGAAAAAGCCCTTGCCGGAGTGAAGAAGCCCTTGCACATCGCGGTGATGGGCTGCGTGGTCAACGGCCCCGGCGAAGCCCGCGAAGCCGATCTTGCCGTCGTCGGCGGCAAAGGCAAGGGACTGCTCATGAAGAGCGGCCAAATCATCGCTACGCTCCCCGAGGAACAGCTCATCCCGGCGCTCTTGGAGGAAGTGGAAAGGATGATTAATAGGGGATGAAATGGTAGCGAGGGAATGTCACCTCGAAGTGTGCTGCGATTCGTAACGCCGTTTCCTTAGGGAATCTACATCCTTTCTGATACGCGAAAGGGAGGCTCAGATGAACGCCATTGCACAAGTCGACACAATATCTGTGTCCGAAACACTTGATCTGTATCAAAGTGAGATCCAAGAATGCCGTGAGGAGGAACAGTCTCAATACGAGGCAATTAGATGGTATTGGAGAACCTATTTGTACGGCTTGGGTGGTTTGGTGTCGTTTATCGGTTTTGCGACACAATATGCTTCCGGAAACATATATGTCAACGTATTAGGATTCACGTACGGCACATTGCTATTCTTCAGCGGGTGGTTGCTTTTATCATTGCTTGCGAGGAAACTGGTGAATATTAATTTCTTACACAAGCAAGCCGCGCTTATCAGGGATCTCCGTGCAACACTTGTTGGTGGCAGATTAGAAAGTAACTATGTCCTCGTTCGTTCTTCTCAGTATGTGCGAATGCCCGGTCATATTCATCGAGCTCCATACTATTTCTTCGTGCTGAATTTTGCCATACTCTTAGGTAGCCTGCTTGTCTTTGCATCAGGAATTTGGGGATTTGAAGATGGAGTATATTTCATGTTGGCGGTCGGCATGTTTCTTGGAAATATTTATCCTATTGCCT carries:
- the ispG gene encoding flavodoxin-dependent (E)-4-hydroxy-3-methylbut-2-enyl-diphosphate synthase, with amino-acid sequence MQSPVTGNQAGHCLAWGYPSGNEEARKRVREVRIGGVSIGGGRPVAIQSMTTTDTRDPSATLEQIHRLEEAGCEIVRVAVPDDEAAAALREIKKGTRIPLVADIHFHYKLALKAIDAGVDKIRINPGNLGGEDRARIVTRAAREAGIAMRVGVNSGSLERELIDKYGGPTPQGMVESALGHLRFLEDEGFANIVVSLKASNVRRMIEAYTLMRAACDYPLHLGVTEAGPPSTGTIKSAMGIGYLLLNGIGETLRVSLTADPVEEVRVGWEILKALGLRARGPMLVSCPSCGRCEVDIIDLATRVEKALAGVKKPLHIAVMGCVVNGPGEAREADLAVVGGKGKGLLMKSGQIIATLPEEQLIPALLEEVERMINRG